The following coding sequences lie in one Tachysurus fulvidraco isolate hzauxx_2018 chromosome 19, HZAU_PFXX_2.0, whole genome shotgun sequence genomic window:
- the glipr1a gene encoding glioma pathogenesis-related protein 1, whose product MANILYLSIQLSLLLFSFPLSMTGNPLPDITDQQFIESCVNEHNNARTNAKPSASNMRYMTWDDGLAVLARAWARNCLFKHNPRRNHPVFPSVGENIWAGTQGTGFQVKSMIESWVNEVQHYNYYTLACTDICGHYTQVVWATTYKVGCALIFCPDGVRQTSFSRRPGALFVCNYATAGNYPGTRPYKEGPACSECGGEKCYNKLCQNSTRDGTIYNNWQPDWDPVLRECGVFCKAVLIIRPVALLSIFVSVYVIQRHCPNMFAYIN is encoded by the exons ATGGCTAATATTCTTTATCTCTCCATCCAGCTTTCCCTCCTTCTATTCTCATTCCCTCTCTCAATGACAGGAAATCCACTTCCTGACATCACAGACCAGCAGTTCATAGAGAGCTGTGTGAATGAACACAACAACGCACGCACCAATGCCAAGCCTTCTGCTAGCAACATGCGCTACATG acatgGGATGATGGCCTGGCAGTCCTGGCAAGAGCGTGGGCAAGAAATTGCCTCTTTAAACACAATCCACGAAGAAATCATCCTGTCTTCCCCTCGGTGGGGGAAAACATCTGGGCAGGAACTCAAGGCACCGGGTTTCAGGTCAAATCTATGATTGAGAGCTGGGTTAATGAAGTTCAACACTATAATTACTACACCTTGGCCTGCACCGACATCTGTGGCCATTACACACAA GTGGTTTGGGCAACAACCTATAAAGTGGGCTGTGCTTTGATCTTCTGCCCTGACGGGGTCCGACAGACGTCTTTCTCACGCAGACCAGGAgccttgtttgtgtgtaactACGCCACAGC AGGAAATTATCCTGGCACTCGTCCGTATAAAGAAGGACCAGCATGCAGTGAGTGTGGAGGAGAGAAGTGTTACAACAAGCTCTGTc AAAACTCGACCCGAGACGGCACAATAT ATAATAACTGGCAGCCGGACTGGGATCCTGTTCTGcgtgagtgtggtgtgttctgtaaagccgtgTTGATCATCAGACCTGTGGCGTTGTTGTCCATttttgtaagtgtgtatgtaatTCAACGCCATTGTCCAAATATGTTTGCTTAcataaactaa